From the genome of Malus sylvestris chromosome 6, drMalSylv7.2, whole genome shotgun sequence, one region includes:
- the LOC126626398 gene encoding dolichyl-diphosphooligosaccharide--protein glycosyltransferase subunit 1A → MREMGLRVDVFLLVLAVVWAPVLSDLVISKVDRRIDLTSQIARITSTLKVVNEGSSLVSEVLLAFPEKQAKLLAHLTATPTEGKGKAKGSSIGYPVQNVHPKDMPPALTFYSVALPKGLGKGDSFTFDVLAVFTHALKPFPEKVTQADIQLLVFQESAYYLSPYAVKVQTLSVKLPDARIESYTKVENTKNVGSEIKYGPYENLSPLSFSPIVVHFESNQPFAVAEELVREIEISHWGNIQVTEHYKLVHGGAQSKGEFSRLDYQARPHVRGQSAIRRLVAKLPPRAHSVYYRDEIGNVSTSNLWSDSKKTELEIEPRYPMFGGWRTAFTIGYGLPLHEYLFESDGKRVLNISFGCPVNEVVIDTLIVKVVLPEGSRDISVSAPFPLKQGRETKFSHLDLVGRPVVVLEKTNAVPEHNQKFQVYYKFNSLAMLTEPLMLISGFFFLFIAGIVYMHVDMSISKSSPAYLAKLQWDEVQAAIQKIQNIINRCLLIHDKLEASLRDLSRTGDVQACKAARKAADGSLKELSKEMKPLLAFLQSSHQAAQILPKVEELVVKEKDLEERLMVKHSTVVDCYEKKYGGREIESRVASHLQKIAALRQEVDDLLDFIDEI, encoded by the exons atgcgaGAAATGGGTTTGAGAGTGGATGTGTTTCTGCTGGTACTCGCCGTCGTGTGGGCGCCTGTGTTGTCGGATCTGGTCATCTCCAAGGTTGACCGACGC ATTGATTTGACATCACAAATTGCGCGGATCACTTCCACGCTGAAG GTGGTGAATGAGGGAAGCAGTTTGGTTTCAGAAGTTTTGTTGGCCTTTCCCGAGAAGCAGGCTAAACTTTTGGCACATCTGACGGCAACCCCCACCGAAGGCAAAGGAAAAGCGAAAGGTTCTAGTATTGGTTACCCAGTTCAAAACGTTCATCCGAAAGACATGCCTCCTGCCTTGACATTTTATTCTGTTGCTTTACCAAAGGGACTGGGCAAGGGGGACAGCTTCACTTTTGATGTATTGGCTGTTTTCACCCATGCATTGAAGCCGTTTCCAGAGAAAGTTACTCAGGCTGACATTCAACTCCTAGTGTTTCAGGAAAGCGCATACTATCTCTCTCCTTATGCGGTCAAGGTGCAAACACTCAGTGTTAAATTACCTGATGCGAGAATTGAGTCTTATACAAAAGTAGAAAATACAAAGAATGTTGGTTCAGAGATCAAATATGGTCCTTACGAGAATCTTTCTCCCCTTTCCTTCTCACCTATAGTTGTTCATTTTGAGAGCAATCAACCTTTTGCTGTTGCTGAAGAGTTGGTGCGAGAGATAGAGATTTCCCATTGGGGTAATATTCAAGTAACAGAGCATTACAAGCTTGTCCATGGAGGTGCTCAAAGCAAGGGAGAATTCTCAAG ACTTGATTATCAAGCCAGACCTCATGTCAGAGGTCAATCAGCCATTAGGCGTCTTGTTGCGAAATTGCCACCAAGAGCTCATTCTGTTTACTATAGGGATGAAATAGGCAATGTTTCAACATCCAACTTATGGAGTGATTCTAAGAAG ACAGAACTGGAAATCGAACCTAGATACCCTATGTTTGGTGGTTGGAGAACTGCTTTTACCATCGGATATGGCTTGCCGCTTCATGAATATCTGTTTGAATCAGATGGAAAACGTGTCCTTAATATTAGTTTTGGTTGCCCCGTGAATGAGGTGGTCATTGACACCCTCATTGTGAAG GTTGTTCTACCTGAGGGCTCTAGAGATATATCTGTATCTGCTCCATTTCCTCTGAAACAAGGGCGAGAG ACAAAATTTTCCCACTTGGATCTTGTTGGGAGACCAGTGGTTGTACTCGAAAAGACTAATGCTGTGCCTGAGCATAATCAGAAATTCCAG GTCTATTACAAATTCAACAGCCTCGCAATGCTTACTGAACCCTTGATGTTGATTTCtggatttttctttcttttcattgcTGGCATTGTATACATGCATGTGGACATGTCAATCTCCAAGTCTTCTCCGGCTTATTTGGCCAAACTGCAGTGGGATGAA GTGCAAGCAGCAATTCAGAAGATCCAAAATATCATCAACCGATGCCTCCTTATACATGATAAGCTGGAAGCATCATTACGTGATCTTTCCCGGACAGGGGATGTCCAAGCTTGTAAAGCTGCTCGGAAAGCAGCTGACGGTTCGTTGAAAGAGCTTTCAAAAGAGATGAAGCCCTTGTTGGCATTCTTGCAATCTTCTCACCAGGCTGCACAGATACTACCCAAG GTGGAGGAGCTAGTTGTGAAGGAGAAAGATTTAGAAGAAAGGTTAATGGTGAAACACTCTACAGTTGTGGATTGCTATGAGAAGAAGTATGGCGGAAGGGAAATCGAGAGCCGGGTTGCTTCACATCTGCAGAAAATTGCCGCCTTGAGGCAGGAGGTTGACGATCTTCTGGATTTTATTGACGAGATATAA
- the LOC126626399 gene encoding peptidyl-prolyl cis-trans isomerase FKBP18, chloroplastic isoform X1, protein MASVRCLTVNQRLSRHHSHSKGGSGGSGSSTKGQVEQVSVVQKVLPISSSLISCSRRCAAILISTWLPITLISAASPPPPSLARERRNRKIIPLEDYRTTPADGLKYYDLVEGRGPVAEKGSTVEVHFDCLYRGITAVSSRESKLLAGNRSIAQPYVFKVGATPGKERKREFVDNANGLFSAQAAPKPPQAMYSVTEGMKVGGKRTVIVPPEAGYGQRGMNEIPPGATFELNLELLQVIPPDGK, encoded by the exons ATGGCATCAGTAAGGTGCTTGACCGTTAATCAGCGTCTCAGTCGTCATCACTCTCATTCAAAAGGTGGCAGCGGCGGCAGCGGCAGCAGTACTAAAGGGCAAGTGGAACAAGTTTCAGTAGTACAAAAAGTGCTGCCCATTTCCTCGTCATTGATTTCTTGTTCAAGAAGATGTGCTGCCATTCTCATTAGTACTTGGCTGCCTATCACCCTCATTTCAGCCGCGTCTCCTCCTCCGCCTTCACTGGCGAGAGAGCGACGCAACAGGAAAATCATCCCCCTTGAAGACTACCGCACAACCC CAGCTGATGGATTAAAATATTATGATTTGGTTGAGGGAAGGGGTCCAGTAGCTGAGAAAGGATCAACAGTTGAG GTCCACTTTGACTGCTTGTATCGGGGGATTACAGCCGTGTCAAGCAGGGAATCTAAACTCTTGGCCGGAAATCGTAGTATCGCGCAG CCATACGTGTTCAAAGTTGGAGCTACTCCGGGGAAAGAACGAAAGCGTGAGTTTGTGGACAATGCCAATGGTCTATTTTCTGCACAAGCTGCACCAAAACCCCCTCAAGCAATGTACTCGGTAACTGAGGGGATGAAAGTCGGGGGAAAG CGAACTGTGATTGTTCCTCCAGAGGCTGGCTACGGCCAAAGGGGCATGAATGAGATCCCT CCTGGTGCAACGTTTGAGCTAAATCTGGAGCTTTTGCAAGTAATTCCGCCTGACGGAAAGTGA
- the LOC126626399 gene encoding peptidyl-prolyl cis-trans isomerase FKBP18, chloroplastic isoform X2 — MASVRCLTVNQRLSRHHSHSKGGSGGSGSSTKGQVEQVSVVQKVLPISSSLISCSRRCAAILISTWLPITLISAASPPPPSLARERRNRKIIPLEDYRTTPDGLKYYDLVEGRGPVAEKGSTVEVHFDCLYRGITAVSSRESKLLAGNRSIAQPYVFKVGATPGKERKREFVDNANGLFSAQAAPKPPQAMYSVTEGMKVGGKRTVIVPPEAGYGQRGMNEIPPGATFELNLELLQVIPPDGK; from the exons ATGGCATCAGTAAGGTGCTTGACCGTTAATCAGCGTCTCAGTCGTCATCACTCTCATTCAAAAGGTGGCAGCGGCGGCAGCGGCAGCAGTACTAAAGGGCAAGTGGAACAAGTTTCAGTAGTACAAAAAGTGCTGCCCATTTCCTCGTCATTGATTTCTTGTTCAAGAAGATGTGCTGCCATTCTCATTAGTACTTGGCTGCCTATCACCCTCATTTCAGCCGCGTCTCCTCCTCCGCCTTCACTGGCGAGAGAGCGACGCAACAGGAAAATCATCCCCCTTGAAGACTACCGCACAACCC CTGATGGATTAAAATATTATGATTTGGTTGAGGGAAGGGGTCCAGTAGCTGAGAAAGGATCAACAGTTGAG GTCCACTTTGACTGCTTGTATCGGGGGATTACAGCCGTGTCAAGCAGGGAATCTAAACTCTTGGCCGGAAATCGTAGTATCGCGCAG CCATACGTGTTCAAAGTTGGAGCTACTCCGGGGAAAGAACGAAAGCGTGAGTTTGTGGACAATGCCAATGGTCTATTTTCTGCACAAGCTGCACCAAAACCCCCTCAAGCAATGTACTCGGTAACTGAGGGGATGAAAGTCGGGGGAAAG CGAACTGTGATTGTTCCTCCAGAGGCTGGCTACGGCCAAAGGGGCATGAATGAGATCCCT CCTGGTGCAACGTTTGAGCTAAATCTGGAGCTTTTGCAAGTAATTCCGCCTGACGGAAAGTGA
- the LOC126626402 gene encoding MLO-like protein 9, with the protein MAGGGGGNAGRELDQTPTWALAAVCFIIIIISIVLEKVLHMVGEFFHHKKKVGLLEALEKVKGELMVLGFISLLLTFGQKYISQVCIPIEAADTMLPCPYRDPDEEAGGGGGGGDHRRRLLWYERRYLAGGSAGPGCKAGKVPLISLNGLHQLHIFIFFLAIFHVVYGALTMTLGRLKIRAWKVWEREMENDNEFNDPTKFRLTHETSFVRDHTKCWTKTPFTFYLVSFFRQFFRSVRRADYLTMRHGFIAVHLAPGSKFDFQKYIKRSLEDDFKVVVGITPLLWTTMTLYLLLNVHGWEAMFVLSILPLIIILAVGTKLQAIITQMALEIQERHAVVQGIPLVQVSDEHFWFGWPQLVLHLIHFVLFQNAFEITYFFWIWYEFGLRSCFHDNFVLTALRVALGVAVQFMCSYITLPLYALVTQMGSTMKKSIFDEQTNKALKIWQKNAAAKKAGGKSVGKASSGGDSVTKPPPKAKMDKNASTPEQTANITASVDIQGNNTDLLSGP; encoded by the exons ATGGCGGGTGGAGGAGGGGGTAATGCCGGCAGAGAGCTCGATCAGACGCCAACATGGGCTCTGGCCGCCGTCTGCTTCattatcattattatttctATTGTTTTGGAAAAGGTTCTTCACATGGTTGGAGAG TTTTTTCATCATAAAAAGAAGGTGGGTTTGCTTGAAGCTCTTGAGAAAGTGAAAGGGG AGCTTATGGTTTTGGGATTTATATCTCTGTTATTGACATTTGGGCAAAAGTATATATCTCAAGTGTGTATTCCCATAGAGGCTGCAGACACAATGTTGCCTTGCCCGTACAGAGACCCTGACGAAGAAGCAGGTggtggtgggggtgggggtgacCATCGTCGTAGGCTTTTATGGTATGAACGCAGATATTTAGCTGGTGGTAGCGCAGGTCCTGGCTGCAAAGCG GGAAAAGTGCCATTGATATCTTTAAATGGATTACACCAACTGCACATCTTCATATTCTTTTTGGCAATATTTCACGTTGTTTACGGTGCGTTAACAATGACCCTTGGAAGATTAAAG ATTCGTGCTTGGAAGGTGTGGGAACGAGAGATGGAAAATGATAATGAATTCAATG ATCCTACAAAATTCAGGCTCACTCACGAGACATCGTTTGTGAGAGACCACACCAAGTGTTGGACTAAAACACCATTCACCTTCTATCTT GTAAGCTTTTTCAGACAATTCTTTAGGTCTGTTCGTAGGGCTGACTACTTGACCATGCGACATGGGTTCATCGCT GTTCATTTAGCACCTGGAAGTAAGTTTGACTTTCAAAAATATATCAAAAGGTCATTAGAAGATGACTTTAAGGTGGTTGTGGGAATCAC TCCACTCTTATGGACTACAATGACTCTCTACTTGCTTCTCAATGTTCATG GATGGGAAGCTATGTTTGTGCTATCCATACTTCCTCTAATT ATAATCTTAGCTGTTGGAACAAAGCTGCAAGCAATTATAACACAAATGGCACTTGAAATCCAAGAAAGGCATGCGGTAGTCCAAGGAATACCTCTGGTGCAAGTCTCAGACGAGCATTTTTGGTTCGGCTGGCCTCAGTTAGTTCTTCATCTGATCCATTTTGTCCTCTTTCAG AATGCATTTGAGATTACATATTTTTTCTGGATATGG TACGAGTTTGGGCTGAGATCTTGTTTCCATGATAATTTCGTTCTCACAGCACTTAGAGTTGCACTTGG GGTAGCAGTTCAGTTTATGTGCAGCTACATCACACTTCCCCTATATGCATTGGTTACGCAG ATGGGGTCAACAATGAAGAAGTCGATCTTTGATGAACAAACTAACAAGGCTTTAAAGATATGGCAAAAAAATGCTGCTGCAAAGAAGGCTGGTGGGAAGTCGGTAGGTAAAGCATCTTCGGGTGGCGACTCAGTAACAAAACCACCACCAAAGGCTAAGATGGACAAAAACGCATCAACTCCTGAACAGACAGCAAACATCACGGCCAGCGTAGATATTCAAGGCAACAACACTGACCTCCTATCAGGACCGTGA
- the LOC126626401 gene encoding transcription initiation factor TFIID subunit 4b isoform X1, giving the protein MDPSIMKKLLEDDEDETMHSGADVEAFQAALNRDIEGDASASQPSDSDSAILSQGSNNTSSQPLPQFQTTGQDESTACEMQHDQKIAQPRELHSYEMELKQQGSVAENMQLKSDASQELSHFSLSQKQPQGDLQQGQAEQKSLQVPETTGTPISGKIPVSNQEQDITPTPQSESQYLKLQRMSSQQAMITEQPSNPMNRSKQVPFGLLLPVLLPQLDKDRAMQLNTLFGKLKNNEISKDAFVRHIRSVVGDQMLKLAVMKVQSQHTKTLQPGPKHQLLPQASVQQQSPKMPSATAGSTQFPDPRSFALNQRGTNSPTDPSHIPSSTVQLQSDSSHSVLENSAKKLREAERQSDSHGMQVSQMSSSSVVAGNQERERSSGPMQILNKQQQPLQYPQSSYSMYGSTGGNYHPYTGTSINTLPLKQQPHDSQLRQIPQHQSMGSAQSGGEAKGGNVMGVSNLERQNLMKDPSRLQGGSLSHFTNNSNLQQNIAPWQSSNKEPHSGPLSSMPFVKQELTDQTAEQQHKPPLSNSQELTSAAKLEQGNGSPGISMDEPLDKQSSRMGFPASVSIGASSSTSTVPPNSVSSSMTTQADPNVLLGHRIPSGTSPAGISNRAPPKKPSVGQKKPLEALGSSPPPSSKKQKVSGNFLDQSIEQLNDVTAVSGVNLREEEEQLFSGPKEDSRASEASRKFVQEEEERLILQKDPLQKKLAEIMIKCGLKSVSYDVERCLSLCVEERMRGLINNLIRLSKQRVDAEKPRHRTIITSDVRQQVMNLNQNAREEFEKKQAEAEKLRKLNEPEVSNGVDGDKDKDEGRSKSFKPNKEEDDKMRTTAANVAARAAVGGDDMLSKWQLMAEQARQKREGGIDVASGSQPGKDVNRKPTLSAGRTMKDNQEAEKRSGGTPVASAAGTIRKCGKNQVNVPQTKVARSISVKDVIAVLEREPQMSRSTMIYRLFERVQSNTTGE; this is encoded by the exons CGATTTTGTCTCAAGGAAGCAATAATACTTCTAGTCAGCCATTACCACAGTTCCAAACAACTGGTCAGGATGAAAGTACAGCATGCGAAATGCAACATGACCAAAAAATTGCACAACCGCGAGAACTGCATTCATATGAAATGGAGCTAAAGCAACAAGGATCTGTTGCTGAAAATATGCAGCTAAAAAGTGATGCCTCACAGGAACTTAGTCACTTTTCTTTGTCCCAGAAGCAACCCCAAGGTGATCTTCAACAAGGGCAAGCAGAACAAAAATCCCTCCAGGTACCTGAAACAACTGGCACGCCGATTTCTGGAAAAATTCCCGTCTCCAATCAGGAGCAGGACATTACACCTACTCCGCAAAGCGAATCTCAGTACTTAAAGCTTCAGAGGATGAGCAGTCAACAGGCAATGATCACTGAGCAGCCAAGCAACCCAATGAATCGTAGTAAACAAGTACCGTTTGGCCTGTTACTACCTGTCCTATTGCCCCAGCTTGATAAAGACAGGGCCATGCAACTTAATACTCTATTTGGCAAACTCAAG AATAATGAAATCTCAAAAGACGCTTTTGTTCGGCACATTCGAAGTGTTGTTGGGGACCAGATGCTCAAATTGGCAGTAATGAAAGTACAATCGCAG CATACAAAAACTTTGCAGCCAGGTCCTAAACACCAGTTACTGCCTCAGGCTTCAGTGCAGCAACAGTCTCCTAAGATGCCATCCGCAACTGCAGGTTCCACACAGTTCCCTGATCCCCGTTCATTTGCACTTAATCAGAGAGGCACCAACTCTCCGACAGACCCATCGCACATTCCATCTTCAACAGTTCAACTGCAGTCTGATTCAAGCCATTCAGTCCTTGAAAACAGTGCTAAAAAACTGCGGGAGGCAGAACGTCAGTCAGACTCTCATGGAATGCAAGTCAGCCAAATGTCTTCTTCTAGTGTGGTAGCTGGGAATCAAGAAAGGGAGCGCTCATCTGGTCCTATGCAAATACTTAATAAGCAGCAACAACCGTTGCAGTATCCACAATCATCCTATTCCATGTATGGAAGTACTGGTGGTAATTATCACCCATATACGGGGACAAGTATCAATACATTGCCTCTCAAACAGCAACCTCATGATTCACAACTTAGGCAAATACCACAACATCAAAGCATGGGTTCAGCTCAGTCAGGTGGGGAAGCAAAGGGAGGGAACGTCATGGGTGTGTCCAATTTGGAGAGGCAAAATTTGATGAAGGACCCTAGTAGACTGCAGGGTGGATCTCTTTCGCACTTTACAAATAATTCAAATTTACAACAGAATATAGCTCCTTGGCAATCCTCAAATAAAGAGCCACATTCTGGTCCTTTGTCATCAATGCCTTTTGTAAAACAGGAACTGACTGATCAGACTGCTGAGCAGCAGCACAAACCCCCATTGTCTAATTCACAGGAATTGACTTCTGCTGCGAAACTTGAGCAGGGGAATGGGTCACCTGGAATTTCAATGGACGAGCCGTTAGATAAGCAATCTTCAAGAATGGGGTTTCCAGCATCTGTAAGCATTGGGGCTTCATCTTCTACAAGCACAGTGCCCCCGAATTCTGTTTCTTCTTCCATGACAACGCAAGCTGATCCCAACGTCTTG TTAGGCCATCGAATACCCTCTGGAACTTCTCCTGCTGGGATTAGTAATAGAGCACCTCCAAAAAAGCCTTCTGTTGGCCAAAAGAAGCCTCTTGAAGCACTTGGTTCTTCACCACCTCCGTCTAG TAAGAAGCAAAAGGTATCCGGGAACTTTTTGGATCAAAGCATTGAACAACTGAATGATGTGACTGCTGTTAGTGGAGTTAATCTTAGG GAAGAGGAAGAGCAGCTGTTTTCTGGGCCCAAGGAGGATAGTCGAGCTTCAGAAGCATCTCGAAAGTTtgtgcaagaagaagaagagaggctGATTTTGCAGAAGGATCCCTTGCAGAAAAAGTTGGCAGAAATTA TGATCAAATGTGGATTGAAAAGTGTAAGCTATGATGTGGAGCGGTGCTTGTCACTG TGTGTGGAGGAAAGAATGAGGGGACTAATAAATAATCTGATCAGACTGTCAAAGCag AGAGTTGATGCTGAGAAGCCAAGACACCGCACTATTATTACCTCTGATGTTCGGCAGCAAGTTATGAATCTCAACCAGAATGCCAGggaagaatttgaaaaaaagCAGGCCGAGGCAGAAAAACTTCGAAAGCTTAATGAA CCTGAGGTTAGCAATGGAGTTGATGGTGATAAGGACAAAGATGAGGGTCGTTCGAAATCATTTAAG CCAAACAAAGAGGAAGATGACAAAATGAGGACAACAGCAGCAAATGTTGCTGCCCGAGCTGCTGTTGGAGGAGATGACATGTTGTCAAAATGGCAACTTATGGCTGAGCAAGCCCGGCAAAAACGTGAAGGTGGGATTGATGTAGCATCTGGGTCCCAGCCAGGTAAAGATGTAAACCGCAAGCCTACATTATCAGCAGGAAGAACTATGAAGGACAATCAAGAAGCAGAGAAAAGGAGCGGTGGAACTCCTGTTGCTTCAGCTG CCGGGACTATTAGAAAATGTGGAAAGAACCAAGTTAATGTGCCTCAAACGAAGGTGGCTCGTAGTATATCTGTTAAGGATGTGATTGCTGTCCTAGAGAGAGAACCTCAGATGTCGAGATCTACTATGATATATCGCTTGTTTGAGAGAGTTCAATCTAACACCACTGGTGAATAA
- the LOC126626401 gene encoding transcription initiation factor TFIID subunit 4b isoform X2: protein MDPSIMKKLLEDDEDETMHSGADVEAFQAALNRDIEGDASASQPSDSDSAILSQGSNNTSSQPLPQFQTTGQDESTACEMQHDQKIAQPRELHSYEMELKQQGSVAENMQLKSDASQELSHFSLSQKQPQGDLQQGQAEQKSLQVPETTGTPISGKIPVSNQEQDITPTPQSESQYLKLQRMSSQQAMITEQPSNPMNRSKQVPFGLLLPVLLPQLDKDRAMQLNTLFGKLKNNEISKDAFVRHIRSVVGDQMLKLAVMKVQSQPGPKHQLLPQASVQQQSPKMPSATAGSTQFPDPRSFALNQRGTNSPTDPSHIPSSTVQLQSDSSHSVLENSAKKLREAERQSDSHGMQVSQMSSSSVVAGNQERERSSGPMQILNKQQQPLQYPQSSYSMYGSTGGNYHPYTGTSINTLPLKQQPHDSQLRQIPQHQSMGSAQSGGEAKGGNVMGVSNLERQNLMKDPSRLQGGSLSHFTNNSNLQQNIAPWQSSNKEPHSGPLSSMPFVKQELTDQTAEQQHKPPLSNSQELTSAAKLEQGNGSPGISMDEPLDKQSSRMGFPASVSIGASSSTSTVPPNSVSSSMTTQADPNVLLGHRIPSGTSPAGISNRAPPKKPSVGQKKPLEALGSSPPPSSKKQKVSGNFLDQSIEQLNDVTAVSGVNLREEEEQLFSGPKEDSRASEASRKFVQEEEERLILQKDPLQKKLAEIMIKCGLKSVSYDVERCLSLCVEERMRGLINNLIRLSKQRVDAEKPRHRTIITSDVRQQVMNLNQNAREEFEKKQAEAEKLRKLNEPEVSNGVDGDKDKDEGRSKSFKPNKEEDDKMRTTAANVAARAAVGGDDMLSKWQLMAEQARQKREGGIDVASGSQPGKDVNRKPTLSAGRTMKDNQEAEKRSGGTPVASAAGTIRKCGKNQVNVPQTKVARSISVKDVIAVLEREPQMSRSTMIYRLFERVQSNTTGE from the exons CGATTTTGTCTCAAGGAAGCAATAATACTTCTAGTCAGCCATTACCACAGTTCCAAACAACTGGTCAGGATGAAAGTACAGCATGCGAAATGCAACATGACCAAAAAATTGCACAACCGCGAGAACTGCATTCATATGAAATGGAGCTAAAGCAACAAGGATCTGTTGCTGAAAATATGCAGCTAAAAAGTGATGCCTCACAGGAACTTAGTCACTTTTCTTTGTCCCAGAAGCAACCCCAAGGTGATCTTCAACAAGGGCAAGCAGAACAAAAATCCCTCCAGGTACCTGAAACAACTGGCACGCCGATTTCTGGAAAAATTCCCGTCTCCAATCAGGAGCAGGACATTACACCTACTCCGCAAAGCGAATCTCAGTACTTAAAGCTTCAGAGGATGAGCAGTCAACAGGCAATGATCACTGAGCAGCCAAGCAACCCAATGAATCGTAGTAAACAAGTACCGTTTGGCCTGTTACTACCTGTCCTATTGCCCCAGCTTGATAAAGACAGGGCCATGCAACTTAATACTCTATTTGGCAAACTCAAG AATAATGAAATCTCAAAAGACGCTTTTGTTCGGCACATTCGAAGTGTTGTTGGGGACCAGATGCTCAAATTGGCAGTAATGAAAGTACAATCGCAG CCAGGTCCTAAACACCAGTTACTGCCTCAGGCTTCAGTGCAGCAACAGTCTCCTAAGATGCCATCCGCAACTGCAGGTTCCACACAGTTCCCTGATCCCCGTTCATTTGCACTTAATCAGAGAGGCACCAACTCTCCGACAGACCCATCGCACATTCCATCTTCAACAGTTCAACTGCAGTCTGATTCAAGCCATTCAGTCCTTGAAAACAGTGCTAAAAAACTGCGGGAGGCAGAACGTCAGTCAGACTCTCATGGAATGCAAGTCAGCCAAATGTCTTCTTCTAGTGTGGTAGCTGGGAATCAAGAAAGGGAGCGCTCATCTGGTCCTATGCAAATACTTAATAAGCAGCAACAACCGTTGCAGTATCCACAATCATCCTATTCCATGTATGGAAGTACTGGTGGTAATTATCACCCATATACGGGGACAAGTATCAATACATTGCCTCTCAAACAGCAACCTCATGATTCACAACTTAGGCAAATACCACAACATCAAAGCATGGGTTCAGCTCAGTCAGGTGGGGAAGCAAAGGGAGGGAACGTCATGGGTGTGTCCAATTTGGAGAGGCAAAATTTGATGAAGGACCCTAGTAGACTGCAGGGTGGATCTCTTTCGCACTTTACAAATAATTCAAATTTACAACAGAATATAGCTCCTTGGCAATCCTCAAATAAAGAGCCACATTCTGGTCCTTTGTCATCAATGCCTTTTGTAAAACAGGAACTGACTGATCAGACTGCTGAGCAGCAGCACAAACCCCCATTGTCTAATTCACAGGAATTGACTTCTGCTGCGAAACTTGAGCAGGGGAATGGGTCACCTGGAATTTCAATGGACGAGCCGTTAGATAAGCAATCTTCAAGAATGGGGTTTCCAGCATCTGTAAGCATTGGGGCTTCATCTTCTACAAGCACAGTGCCCCCGAATTCTGTTTCTTCTTCCATGACAACGCAAGCTGATCCCAACGTCTTG TTAGGCCATCGAATACCCTCTGGAACTTCTCCTGCTGGGATTAGTAATAGAGCACCTCCAAAAAAGCCTTCTGTTGGCCAAAAGAAGCCTCTTGAAGCACTTGGTTCTTCACCACCTCCGTCTAG TAAGAAGCAAAAGGTATCCGGGAACTTTTTGGATCAAAGCATTGAACAACTGAATGATGTGACTGCTGTTAGTGGAGTTAATCTTAGG GAAGAGGAAGAGCAGCTGTTTTCTGGGCCCAAGGAGGATAGTCGAGCTTCAGAAGCATCTCGAAAGTTtgtgcaagaagaagaagagaggctGATTTTGCAGAAGGATCCCTTGCAGAAAAAGTTGGCAGAAATTA TGATCAAATGTGGATTGAAAAGTGTAAGCTATGATGTGGAGCGGTGCTTGTCACTG TGTGTGGAGGAAAGAATGAGGGGACTAATAAATAATCTGATCAGACTGTCAAAGCag AGAGTTGATGCTGAGAAGCCAAGACACCGCACTATTATTACCTCTGATGTTCGGCAGCAAGTTATGAATCTCAACCAGAATGCCAGggaagaatttgaaaaaaagCAGGCCGAGGCAGAAAAACTTCGAAAGCTTAATGAA CCTGAGGTTAGCAATGGAGTTGATGGTGATAAGGACAAAGATGAGGGTCGTTCGAAATCATTTAAG CCAAACAAAGAGGAAGATGACAAAATGAGGACAACAGCAGCAAATGTTGCTGCCCGAGCTGCTGTTGGAGGAGATGACATGTTGTCAAAATGGCAACTTATGGCTGAGCAAGCCCGGCAAAAACGTGAAGGTGGGATTGATGTAGCATCTGGGTCCCAGCCAGGTAAAGATGTAAACCGCAAGCCTACATTATCAGCAGGAAGAACTATGAAGGACAATCAAGAAGCAGAGAAAAGGAGCGGTGGAACTCCTGTTGCTTCAGCTG CCGGGACTATTAGAAAATGTGGAAAGAACCAAGTTAATGTGCCTCAAACGAAGGTGGCTCGTAGTATATCTGTTAAGGATGTGATTGCTGTCCTAGAGAGAGAACCTCAGATGTCGAGATCTACTATGATATATCGCTTGTTTGAGAGAGTTCAATCTAACACCACTGGTGAATAA